AAAGTGGTTGTCAATGGTAACTTGATACCATACGAAGGGGACCTGATCATTACAAGATCAATGGCTAAGAAAATGCCAGACAGGTATGTACAAGTTCCACTTTATACCAAGATCATTAAATTGTTTGTTTCTGAGTTAAGCTTCCAAAGTAAACAACCGAATCCAGAACAATTGATCACAAGCGATATTAAGCAAGAAGTGGTAAATGCTAATAAAGATGACGACAATGATGATTGGGAAGATGTAGATGATGTACTCGATTACGATAAGttgaaagaatatattgatgatgatgtcGATGAAGAAGCAGACGACGATTCAGACGATATAACGGGACTCATGGACGTGAAGGAATCTGTTGTTCAGCTACTGGTAAGATTCTTTAAAGAGGTTGCAAGCAAAGATGTGAGTGGCTTCCATTGTATTTACGAGACTCTATCCGACAGTGAACGTAAAGTTCTTTCAGAAGCCCTTTTGTAGCTTATATACATAAGCCGTGGAGATATCAGATGTAAAGTAGTTAGAGTAGAAAAAATGCGGCAAAATAAGCGCCGTCtatataaaagaaagaaagtgTTAAATAAACTGACCACAGAAGGTGGCAAAAATAATACGAGATTTAGAAGTCAGATAATGGACCCGATTGGAATAAACAAAGTCTTGGACCATTTAGCACCCTCAGAGCTTATCAAACCTGTTAAGAGTTGCCATAATAAACCTTCAGTGTTGGTGTTGGATGACAGGATTGTGGATGCGGCAACCAAAGATCTCTACGTGAATGGGTTCCAAGAAGAGATTCAGTATCAGAATCCTACACCGGAGAACTTGCAACATATGTTCCACCAAGGTATTGAAATATTGGATTCGGCAAGGATGATCAACGTGACACATTTAGCGCTTTGGAagccttcttcttttaagtTGGGGAATCCTGTGGACTTTGCTCTAGATGATAACTACGATACGTTTTGGCAGAGCGATGGAGGGCAACCACACCAATTGGACATTATGTTTAGTAAGAGAATGGACATCTGTGTCATGgcaatattcttttcgATGATTGCGGACGAGTCCTATGCTCCAAGCTTAGTGAAAGTTTACGCGGGGCATAGTCCTTCTGATGCGAGGTTTTATAAGATGCTTGAAGTGAGAAATGTGAATGGCTGGGTGGCACTAAGGTTTCTAGATAATAGGGAGGACGACCAGCTGCTGAAATGTCAATTCATCAGGCTTTTGTTTCCAGTCAACCATGAAAACGGAAAAGATACACATCTGAGAGGCATAAGGCTATATGTTCCATCTAATGAGCCACATCAAGATACCCATGAGTGGGCACAGACCCTCCCAGAAACTAACAATGTCTTCCAGGATGCTATATTACGTTAATAATATGCCGTttatgatattttcttccttgcTATTACCCTGccttttgctttttttttttcacttcaATTGCAGGGATTatggaataaaaaaaaagttgaaagtAGTATAAACACAAGATCAAAAAGTGGCAAAGAGGACCCGCTCTGTTTATTGCTACTCAATTGTAGAAGAGAAAATAGTAGGATGTCCGATTTGGAAACCGTAGCTAAATTTCTGGCCGAATCAGTTATTGCTTCTACCGCTAAAACTTCGGAAAGAAATTTGAGGCAGTTGGAGACGCAAGATGGATTCGGTTTAACTTTATTGCACGTTATTGCTTCCACAAACCTGCCGTTATCCACCAGATTAGCAGGTGctttgttcttcaaaaatttcatcaagcGCAAGTGGGTagatgaaaatggtaatCATTTGCTGCCGGCTAACAACGTAGAACTgatcaaaaaggaaatcgTTCCTTTAATGATCAGTCTACCAAATAATTTGCAGGTCCAAATAGGAGAGGCAATTTCCAGTATTGCTGACTCTGATTTTCCTGATAGGTGGCCTACACTTTTGAGTGATTTAGCTTCCAGATTGAGTAATGATGATATGGTGACGAATAAAGGTGTCCTTACAGTGGCACattctatttttaaaagatgGAGACCTTTATTTAGATCAgatgaactttttttggaGATTAAATTGGTTCTTGACGTGTTTACTGCTCCATTTTTGAACTTATTGAAAACGGTCGATGAACAGATAACAGCGAATGAAAATAACAAGGCATCGctaaatattttatttgatGTATTGCTAGTATTAATTAAACTATACTACGATTTTAATTGTCAAGATATACCAGAGTTTTTTGAGGATAACATTCAAGTGGGTATGGGTATCTTCCATAAGTATTTGTCATATTCTAATCCTTTATTGGAAGACCCTGACGAAACTGAACATGCGTCTGTCCTAATAAAAGTAAAGTCCTCTATCCAGGAGCTGGTTCAATTGTACACAACAAGATATGAAGATGTCTTTGGACCTATGATCAATGAATTCATACAAATAACTTGGAATCTTCTGACCTCAATTTCAAACCAACCTAAATACGACATCTTAGTATCCAAGTCCTTGTCATTTTTGACTGCAGTAACACGTATTCCAAAATACTTTGAAATATTCAACAACGAATCTGCCATGAATAATATCACAGAACAAATCATTCTGCCAAATGTTACACTACGTGAGGAAGATgttgaactttttgaagacGATCCAATTGAATATATCCGTAGAGATCTGGAAGGTTCAGATACCGACACTAGAAGAAGGGCATGTACTGATTTCTTGAAGgaattgaaggaaaaaaatgaagtgTTAGtcacaaatatttttttggcgCATATGAAAGGGTTCGTTGACCAGTACATGAGTGATCCATCCaaaaattggaaatttAAAGATCTTTATATTTATCTATTCACTGCATTGGCCATTAATGGGAATATTACCAATGCCGGTGTTTCATCCACAAACAACTTACTAAATGTTGTAGATTTTTTCACCAAGGAAATTGCCCCGGACCTTACTTCCAACAATATTCCTCATATTATTTTGAGAGTGGATGCCATAAAATATATCTACACTTTCAGAAATCAGTTGACCAAAGCTCAGTTGATTGAACTAATGCCCATTTTGGCCACCTTCTTACAAACAGATGAATATGTTGTCTACACGTATGCTGCCAttactattgaaaaaattttgactATTAGAGAATCAAATACGTCTCctgcttttatttttcataagGAAGATATTTCGAATAGTACagaaattcttttgaaaaatcttaTTGCATTAATCTTGAAGCATGGCAGCTCCCCTGAAAAACTAGCTGAAAACGAATTTTTAATGAGATCAATCTTTAGAGTTTTGCAGACGTCAGAAGATTCCATTCAACCTTTATTTCCTCAGTTGTTGGCAcaatttattgaaattgtAACGATAATGGCAAAGAACCCATCAAATCCAAGATTTACTCATTACACTTTTGAATCTATTGGTGCCATCTTGAATTACACTCAAAGACAAAACTTACCACTACTTGTAGATTCTATGATGCCAACATTTTTAACGGTTTTCTCCGAGGATATTCAAGAATTCATTCCATATGTGTTCCAAATCATCGCATTTGTTGTTGAGCAGTCTGCAACAATTCCAGAAAGTATCAAGCCGTTGGCACAA
This sequence is a window from Saccharomyces cerevisiae S288C chromosome VII, complete sequence. Protein-coding genes within it:
- the DOC1 gene encoding anaphase promoting complex subunit DOC1 (Processivity factor; required for ubiquitination activity of anaphase promoting complex (APC), mediates the activity of APC by contributing to substrate recognition; involved in cyclin proteolysis; contains conserved DOC1 homology domain) produces the protein MDPIGINKVLDHLAPSELIKPVKSCHNKPSVLVLDDRIVDAATKDLYVNGFQEEIQYQNPTPENLQHMFHQGIEILDSARMINVTHLALWKPSSFKLGNPVDFALDDNYDTFWQSDGGQPHQLDIMFSKRMDICVMAIFFSMIADESYAPSLVKVYAGHSPSDARFYKMLEVRNVNGWVALRFLDNREDDQLLKCQFIRLLFPVNHENGKDTHLRGIRLYVPSNEPHQDTHEWAQTLPETNNVFQDAILR
- the CSE1 gene encoding importin-alpha export receptor (Nuclear envelope protein that acts as a recycling factor; mediates the nuclear export of Srp1p (importin alpha) back to the cytoplasm after its import substrates have been released into the nucleoplasm, thereby allowing the participation of Srp1p in multiple rounds of nuclear import; required for accurate chromosome segregation; homolog of metazoan CAS and human CSE1L, overexpression of which is implicated in cancer progression), yielding MSDLETVAKFLAESVIASTAKTSERNLRQLETQDGFGLTLLHVIASTNLPLSTRLAGALFFKNFIKRKWVDENGNHLLPANNVELIKKEIVPLMISLPNNLQVQIGEAISSIADSDFPDRWPTLLSDLASRLSNDDMVTNKGVLTVAHSIFKRWRPLFRSDELFLEIKLVLDVFTAPFLNLLKTVDEQITANENNKASLNILFDVLLVLIKLYYDFNCQDIPEFFEDNIQVGMGIFHKYLSYSNPLLEDPDETEHASVLIKVKSSIQELVQLYTTRYEDVFGPMINEFIQITWNLLTSISNQPKYDILVSKSLSFLTAVTRIPKYFEIFNNESAMNNITEQIILPNVTLREEDVELFEDDPIEYIRRDLEGSDTDTRRRACTDFLKELKEKNEVLVTNIFLAHMKGFVDQYMSDPSKNWKFKDLYIYLFTALAINGNITNAGVSSTNNLLNVVDFFTKEIAPDLTSNNIPHIILRVDAIKYIYTFRNQLTKAQLIELMPILATFLQTDEYVVYTYAAITIEKILTIRESNTSPAFIFHKEDISNSTEILLKNLIALILKHGSSPEKLAENEFLMRSIFRVLQTSEDSIQPLFPQLLAQFIEIVTIMAKNPSNPRFTHYTFESIGAILNYTQRQNLPLLVDSMMPTFLTVFSEDIQEFIPYVFQIIAFVVEQSATIPESIKPLAQPLLAPNVWELKGNIPAVTRLLKSFIKTDSSIFPDLVPVLGIFQRLIASKAYEVHGFDLLEHIMLLIDMNRLRPYIKQIAVLLLQRLQNSKTERYVKKLTVFFGLISNKLGSDFLIHFIDEVQDGLFQQIWGNFIITTLPTIGNLLDRKIALIGVLNMVINGQFFQSKYPTLISSTMNSIIETASSQSIANLKNDYVDLDNLEEISTFGSHFSKLVSISEKPFDPLPEIDVNNGVRLYVAEALNKYNAISGNTFLNTILPQLTQENQVKLNQLLVGN